A genome region from Setaria italica strain Yugu1 chromosome III, Setaria_italica_v2.0, whole genome shotgun sequence includes the following:
- the LOC101769718 gene encoding probable calcium-binding protein CML21 produces MMAPPPLLLSAAPAGAAASSSARPGSSLQQTQRQGPCDGGRQRRLESLRLRRVFDLFDRDGDGVITPTELSGALGRLGLALDHAAVPAPPAPAQTAPAGTGALEAVVAPYVAPGMTGLRFQDFEALHAELAGDHGDGKEEEEMREAFSVFDENGDGYISATELQAVLARMGLPEAGCMARVRDMIAAADRDSDGRVDFDEFKAMMAGGTATDI; encoded by the coding sequence ATGATggctcctccgccgctgctTCTGTCCGCGGCGCCCGCTGGTGCCGCGGCGTCATCATCGGCTCGTCCAGGATCGTCGTTGCAGCAGACGCAGCGCCAAGGTCCCTGCGACGGCGGCCGGCAACGGCGGCTCGAGTccctgcgcctgcgccgcgtCTTCGACCTGTTcgaccgcgacggcgacggcgtcatCACGCCCACCGAGCTCTCCGGCGCGCTGGGCAGGCTCGGCCTCGCCCTGGACCACGCCGCTGTTCCGGCGCCACCAGCGCCGGCGCAGACCGCTCCCGCTGGCACGGGCGCGCTTGAAGCCGTCGTCGCGCCGTACGTCGCGCCAGGCATGACGGGGCTGCGGTTCCAGGACTTTGAGGCGCTCCAtgccgagctcgccggcgaccaTGGCGacggcaaggaggaggaggagatgagggAGGCGTTCTCGGTGTTCGACGAGAACGGCGACGGGTACATCTCTGCGACCGAGCTGCAGGCCGTTCTGGCGCGGATGGGGCTGCCTGAGGCCGGGTGCATGGCTCGGGTGCGCGACatgatcgccgccgccgaccgggaTAGCGACGGGCGCGTCGACTTCGACGAGTTCAAGGCCATGATGGCCGGTGGTACAGCTACAGATATCTAG
- the LOC101770126 gene encoding reticulon-like protein B1 translates to MMSESEEHGSLLEKINEKIHEYKHSSSSSSSDSDDDKKPKKSKKKKLFGRKHPLHHVLGGGKAADLVLWRNKQTSGSILAGVTVIWLLFEGIGYHLLTFLCHTLIVFLTVWFVWSNAASFVNRSPPKFPEVILSEVQCLKVAHIARKEINEAFYTLRNVASGKDLKTYLMTVAVLWFISIIGSCFSFLTLSYTIFLMAYTLPMMYEKYEDQVDVVGEKALIEIKKQYKVIDAKLLSKIPMLSEKKQH, encoded by the exons ATGATGTCCGAAAGCGAGGAGCACGGCTCGCTCCTGGAGAAGATCAACGAGAAGATCCACGAATACAAGCActcgtcgtcatcctcctcctcagacTCGGATGATGACAAAAAGCCCAAGAaatccaagaagaagaagctctTCGGGAGGAAGCATCCACTCCATCACGTCCTCGGCGGTGGCAAAG CTGCCGATCTTGTGCTGTGGAGGAACAAGCAGACATCCGGGAGCATCCTTGCTGGGGTGACGGTGATCTGGCTGCTGTtcgagggcatcggctaccacctCCTCACCTTCCTCTGCCACACGCTCATTGTCTTCCTCACCGTCTGGTTCGTCTGGTCGAACGCTGCGTCCTTCGTCAACAG GTCTCCTCCAAAGTTCCCAGAGGTCATTCTATCTGAAGTCCAATGCCTGAAGGTAGCTCATATTGCAAGGAAAGAAATCAATGAGGCTTTCTATACATTGCGCAATGTTGCTTCTGGGAAAGACCTGAAAACATATCTGATG ACGGTTGCAGTCCTGTGGTTCATTTCTATAATTGGAAGCTGCTTCAGCTTCTTGACTTTGTCTTACACTA TATTCCTGATGGCATACACGCTGCCCATGATGTATGAGAAATACGAAGATCAAGTTGATGTTGTGGGCGAGAAGGCCCTTATTGAGATCAAGAAGCAATACAAAGTGATTGATGCGAAGCTTCTCTCTAAGATCCCAATGCTGTCTGAGAAGAAACAGCACTGA
- the LOC101757676 gene encoding uncharacterized protein LOC101757676 — protein MAITSSGTLCKHQSSASRHRCRVCAVVSLAALVLLAVVAAVLALYPRPAVPTLEALRLASISLSPTGASLNATLDADLAIRNPSPVAAFTHDAGCAEVYYRGALVADADLPPGRVGAGGTEAMTVRFTVLADSLAASAAQLYGDLVGAGDVPLTVRTAVPGKATVLGMLRRRVVVVTVCDVAVSVRAPGAQTSSCRYRTKL, from the coding sequence ATGGCGATCACCTCCTCCGGCACCCTCTGCAAGCACCAGAGCTCGGCGtcccgccaccgctgccgcgtCTGCGCCGTCGTCTCCCTGGCCGCGCTCGTCCTCCTCGCGGTCGTCGCTGCCGTGCTGGCACTCTACCCGCGCCCAGCCGTCCCCACGCTCGaggcgctccgcctcgcctcgatCTCCCTCTCCCCGACCGGCGCCTCCCTGAACGCCACCCTCGACGCCGACCTCGCCATCCGCAACCCGAGCCCCGTGGCCGCCTTCACGCACGACGCCGGCTGCGCCGAAGTCTACTACCGCGGCGCGctcgtcgcggacgccgacctGCCCCCCGGACGCGTCGGCGCGGGTGGCACGGAGGCTATGACCGTCCGGTTCACCGTGCTCGCCGACAGCCTCGCTGCGAGCGCGGCGCAGCTGTACGGcgacctcgtcggcgccggggACGTGCCGCTCACCGTGCGGACGGCCGTGCCGGGCAAGGCCACGGTGCTCGGCATGCTGAGGCGCCGTGTGGTCGTGGTGACGGTGTGCGACGTCGCGGTGAGCGTGCGCGCGCCGGGCGCGCAGACATCGTCGTGCCGGTACCGGACCAAGCTCTAG